The sequence below is a genomic window from Pirellulales bacterium.
ATGTTATTGCCGGTTGGCCAGCGATGCGCTCGGAATGCTCGCCGGGAAAAGATGCGGCGCGGGGATCGGGGCCTTCTTCTGCCCGGCCACCATTTCGGCCTGACATTGGAACCAAACACCGGCGTACGGATGGTTGCGATATTGCTCGAACCACGGGCCGCCGTTGGTGTAGTGGATCAGCTTCGTCGTGGCGTCCATCCAGTCGAGCGTGTTCCAGGTCCTGGGCAGCTCGCCGATCTGAGCGTCGGGGATGTCTTGGAAGCGATGGAGATATGCTCCGGTCCGCGTCTCGATCGCTTCCTTGCTCCAGACTGCGAGCTTCGCGCAATCCATCAGCATCATGCTCGACCAGTTCTTCCGCGGATAGCTGGTCTGTGGGCAGCCATACATCTTGACCGCGTTGGTCGGTTGATAGTCGTGCTGGACGACTCGCAGGGCATACGGCCGCATGTCGAGATCGTCGATTTCCCGCACGTCGCCGAGGCAGAGCATGTCGTTGTCGAGAAACAGGGCCTTGCCGCGGAAATTGCAAAGATAGGGCACGAGGAAGCGGCTGTACGTGAATTCCGTCGATGCGAGCGGATCGTGCGCCCGGCGGAGCCTCAGCTCGTCGAGCTTGAGATATTGGATGTCGAGCGGGATCGACGAGTG
It includes:
- a CDS encoding glycosyltransferase, producing MLRIFIGWDSRFPEPADVLRYSLLKHSSIPLDIQYLKLDELRLRRAHDPLASTEFTYSRFLVPYLCNFRGKALFLDNDMLCLGDVREIDDLDMRPYALRVVQHDYQPTNAVKMYGCPQTSYPRKNWSSMMLMDCAKLAVWSKEAIETRTGAYLHRFQDIPDAQIGELPRTWNTLDWMDATTKLIHYTNGGPWFEQYRNHPYAGVWFQCQAEMVAGQKKAPIPAPHLFPASIPSASLANRQ